The following proteins come from a genomic window of Nothobranchius furzeri strain GRZ-AD chromosome 1, NfurGRZ-RIMD1, whole genome shotgun sequence:
- the efemp2a gene encoding EGF-containing fibulin-like extracellular matrix protein 2a isoform X2, whose translation MKCFNHYGGYLCLPRSASVIPAPEPPITPTEAFNPCPLGYEQLGDSCVDVDECERDEHDCQPSQQCINTLGAFTCQCPDGYRKVGTECIDIDECRYRYCQHRCVNVPGSFSCQCEPGFQLAGNNRSCIDVNECEMGAPCSQRCYNTYGTFLCRCDQGYELGPDGFTCNDIDECSYSSYLCQYQCVNEPGKFSCMCPEGYQLLGTRMCQDINECETGQHQCSESQTCVNIHGRYQCVDNDRCQDPYIQVSDNRCVCPVNKPACRDLPFSVVHRYMSITSERSVPSDIFQIQATSVSAGAYNTFRIRSGDDNGDFYIRQINNISAMLVLARAVSGPREYTLDLEMVSVNPLLSYQGSYQTSSALRLSIYVGPYSF comes from the exons ATGAAGTGCTTCAACCACTACGGAGGCTACCTGTGTCTCCCCCGCTCTGCGTCAGTCATCCCTGCTCCAGAGCCCCCCATCACACCCACAGAGGCCTTTAACCCCTGCCCCCTGGGCTACGAGCAACTCGGAGACAGCTGTGTGG ATGTTGATGAGTGTGAGCGAGATGAACACGACTGCCAACCCAGCCAGCAGTGCATCAACACCCTGGGTGCTTTCACCTGCCAGTGCCCCGATGGTTACCGCAAGGTTGGCACAGAGTGCATCG ACATCGATGAGTGCAGGTACAGGTACTGCCAGCACCGCTGCGTAAACGTCCCCGGCTCCTTCTCCTGCCAGTGTGAGCCCGGCTTCCAGCTGGCAGGAAATAACCGATCGTGCATTG aTGTGAATGAGTGTGAGATGGGTGCCCCCTGCTCTCAGAGGTGTTACAACACTTACGGTACGTTTCTGTGTCGCTGTGATCAGGGCTACGAGCTCGGGCCGGATGGCTTCACCTGTAACG ACATTGACGAGTGCAGCTACTCCAGCTATCTGTGCCAGTACCAGTGTGTAAACGAACCTGGGAAGTTCTCCTGTATGTGTCCAGAGGGATACCAGCTGCTGGGCACCAGAATGTGTCAGG ATATAAACGAATGTGAAACAGGCCAGCATCAGTGCTCCGAGTCGCAGACTTGTGTCAACATCCATGGACGGTACCAGTGTGTGGACAACGACCGCTGCCAAGATCCTTACATACAAGTGTCTGACAA CCGATGTGTGTGCCCGGTCAATAAGCCCGCCTGCAGAGATCTGCCGTTCTCCGTGGTCCACCGCTACATGAGCATCACCTCGGAGCGCTCCGTCCCCTCTGACATATTCCAGATTCAGGCCACCAGCGTCTCGGCGGGGGCTTACAACACCTTCCGCATCCGCTCTGGGGATGACAATGGGGACTTTTACATCAGG CAAATCAATAACATCAGTGCCATGCTGGTGCTGGCCCGTGCGGTGTCGGGACCCAGAGAGTACACGTTGGACCTGGAGATGGTGTCGGTCAACCCCCTGCTCAGCTACCAGGGAAGCTACCAGACCAGCTCTGCCCTCAGACTTTCTATCTATGTCGGACCGTACTCCTTTTAA
- the efemp2a gene encoding EGF-containing fibulin-like extracellular matrix protein 2a isoform X1: MQGACVSVLCVCICVSVLLRSAISQSHRETDTHTECTDGYHWDPQTEHCKDINECETIPDACKGEMKCFNHYGGYLCLPRSASVIPAPEPPITPTEAFNPCPLGYEQLGDSCVDVDECERDEHDCQPSQQCINTLGAFTCQCPDGYRKVGTECIDIDECRYRYCQHRCVNVPGSFSCQCEPGFQLAGNNRSCIDVNECEMGAPCSQRCYNTYGTFLCRCDQGYELGPDGFTCNDIDECSYSSYLCQYQCVNEPGKFSCMCPEGYQLLGTRMCQDINECETGQHQCSESQTCVNIHGRYQCVDNDRCQDPYIQVSDNRCVCPVNKPACRDLPFSVVHRYMSITSERSVPSDIFQIQATSVSAGAYNTFRIRSGDDNGDFYIRQINNISAMLVLARAVSGPREYTLDLEMVSVNPLLSYQGSYQTSSALRLSIYVGPYSF, translated from the exons ATGCAGGGTGCTTGTGTGTCAgtcttgtgtgtgtgcatatgtgtgtctgTGCTCCTCCGCAGTGCAATTTCACAGTCACATAGAGAAACTGACACCCACACG GAATGCACGGATGGGTATCACTGGGACCCTCAGACTGAACACTGCAAAG ACATAAACGAGTGTGAGACCATCCCCGATGCCTGTAAAGGGGAAATGAAGTGCTTCAACCACTACGGAGGCTACCTGTGTCTCCCCCGCTCTGCGTCAGTCATCCCTGCTCCAGAGCCCCCCATCACACCCACAGAGGCCTTTAACCCCTGCCCCCTGGGCTACGAGCAACTCGGAGACAGCTGTGTGG ATGTTGATGAGTGTGAGCGAGATGAACACGACTGCCAACCCAGCCAGCAGTGCATCAACACCCTGGGTGCTTTCACCTGCCAGTGCCCCGATGGTTACCGCAAGGTTGGCACAGAGTGCATCG ACATCGATGAGTGCAGGTACAGGTACTGCCAGCACCGCTGCGTAAACGTCCCCGGCTCCTTCTCCTGCCAGTGTGAGCCCGGCTTCCAGCTGGCAGGAAATAACCGATCGTGCATTG aTGTGAATGAGTGTGAGATGGGTGCCCCCTGCTCTCAGAGGTGTTACAACACTTACGGTACGTTTCTGTGTCGCTGTGATCAGGGCTACGAGCTCGGGCCGGATGGCTTCACCTGTAACG ACATTGACGAGTGCAGCTACTCCAGCTATCTGTGCCAGTACCAGTGTGTAAACGAACCTGGGAAGTTCTCCTGTATGTGTCCAGAGGGATACCAGCTGCTGGGCACCAGAATGTGTCAGG ATATAAACGAATGTGAAACAGGCCAGCATCAGTGCTCCGAGTCGCAGACTTGTGTCAACATCCATGGACGGTACCAGTGTGTGGACAACGACCGCTGCCAAGATCCTTACATACAAGTGTCTGACAA CCGATGTGTGTGCCCGGTCAATAAGCCCGCCTGCAGAGATCTGCCGTTCTCCGTGGTCCACCGCTACATGAGCATCACCTCGGAGCGCTCCGTCCCCTCTGACATATTCCAGATTCAGGCCACCAGCGTCTCGGCGGGGGCTTACAACACCTTCCGCATCCGCTCTGGGGATGACAATGGGGACTTTTACATCAGG CAAATCAATAACATCAGTGCCATGCTGGTGCTGGCCCGTGCGGTGTCGGGACCCAGAGAGTACACGTTGGACCTGGAGATGGTGTCGGTCAACCCCCTGCTCAGCTACCAGGGAAGCTACCAGACCAGCTCTGCCCTCAGACTTTCTATCTATGTCGGACCGTACTCCTTTTAA
- the fibpa gene encoding fibroblast growth factor (acidic) intracellular binding protein a isoform X1: protein MAVELDVFVGNTTIMDEEVYQLWLDGYTVNDAVRARMEGGVLDEFDATADVLLSDTMDQYRTFQMCERLLHSPAKLANQLLFQIPPHRQTMLIERYYAFDDVFVREVLGKKLSKGTKKDLDDISAKTGVTLKSCRRQFDNFKRIFKVVEELKGPLVENIRQHFLLSDKLARDYAAIVFFANNRFETGKKKLQYITFQDFAFCAGQLINNWTVGAVDNMVEDMDVDLDKEFLQELKELKVLITDKDLLDQHKSLVCTALRGKTKAFNEMEANFKNLSRGLVNIATKLTNTKDVRDFFIDLVEKFIEPCRSDRWTAADVKLYLTHYTNSAHILDTFKHQVVWDRYMGVIKSCIFKMYHD, encoded by the exons ATGGCAGTAGAGCTTGATGTGTTCGTGGGTAACACCACTATTATGGATGAGGAGGTCTACCAGCTCTGGTTGGACGGATACACAG TGAACGATGCAGTGAGGGCGCGTATGGAGGGAGGAGTACTGGATGAGTTTGATGCAACTGCAGATGTTCTGCTCAGTGATACCATGGACCAGTACAGGACTTTCCAGATGTGTGAGCGTCTTCTGCACAGTCCAGCCAAACTTGCAAACCAACTGCTGTTCCAGATTCCCCCTCATCGGCAAACCATGCTCATCGAGAG ATATTATGCCTTTGATGATGTATTTGTACGTGAAGTCCTGGGAAAGAAACTCTCCAAAGGAACAAAGAAAGACTTGGATGATATCAGTGCCAAGACAGGTGTGACTCTGAAAAGCTGCAGACGACAG TTTGACAACTTCAAAAGAATTTTCAAAGTTGTGGAAGAGCTGAAGGGACCCCTGGTGGAGAACATACGTCAACATTTTCTTCTGTCTGACAAACTTGCAAG GGATTATGCTGCCATTGTTTTCTTTGCCAACAACCGCTTTGAGACGGGGAAAAAGAAGCTGCAGTACATCACTTTCCAGGACTTTGCTTTCTGCGCCGGCCAACTTATCAACAACTGGACCGTTGGAGCTGTTG ATAACATGGTGGAAGACATGGACGTTGACCTCGATAAAGAGTTTCTACAAGAGCTTAaagagttaaaagttttaatcacAGACAAAGATCTGTTAGATCAGCACAAAAG TTTGGTTTGCACGGCTCTAAGAGGGAAGACTAAAGCTTTTAATGAGATGGAAGCTAATTTCAAG AATCTATCTAGGGGTCTTGTCAACATTGCCACAAAGTTAACTAACACTAAAGATGTCAGAGATTTTTTCATCGATCTCGTGGAAAAG TTTATTGAGCCGTGCCGTTCGGACCGTTGGACAGCTGCCGACGTAAAACTCTACCTCACTCACTACACCAACTCTGCACACATTCTCGACACGTTCAA ACACCAGGTTGTGTGGGACAGATACATGGGCGTCATCAAAAGCTGTATCTTCAAAATGTATCACGACTGA
- the fibpa gene encoding fibroblast growth factor (acidic) intracellular binding protein a isoform X2, producing MSLMQLQMFCSVIPWTSTGLSRCVSVFCTVQPNLQTNCCSRFPLIGKPCSSRVLGKKLSKGTKKDLDDISAKTGVTLKSCRRQFDNFKRIFKVVEELKGPLVENIRQHFLLSDKLARDYAAIVFFANNRFETGKKKLQYITFQDFAFCAGQLINNWTVGAVDNMVEDMDVDLDKEFLQELKELKVLITDKDLLDQHKSLVCTALRGKTKAFNEMEANFKNLSRGLVNIATKLTNTKDVRDFFIDLVEKFIEPCRSDRWTAADVKLYLTHYTNSAHILDTFKHQVVWDRYMGVIKSCIFKMYHD from the exons ATGAGTTTGATGCAACTGCAGATGTTCTGCTCAGTGATACCATGGACCAGTACAGGACTTTCCAGATGTGTGAGCGTCTTCTGCACAGTCCAGCCAAACTTGCAAACCAACTGCTGTTCCAGATTCCCCCTCATCGGCAAACCATGCTCATCGAGAG TCCTGGGAAAGAAACTCTCCAAAGGAACAAAGAAAGACTTGGATGATATCAGTGCCAAGACAGGTGTGACTCTGAAAAGCTGCAGACGACAG TTTGACAACTTCAAAAGAATTTTCAAAGTTGTGGAAGAGCTGAAGGGACCCCTGGTGGAGAACATACGTCAACATTTTCTTCTGTCTGACAAACTTGCAAG GGATTATGCTGCCATTGTTTTCTTTGCCAACAACCGCTTTGAGACGGGGAAAAAGAAGCTGCAGTACATCACTTTCCAGGACTTTGCTTTCTGCGCCGGCCAACTTATCAACAACTGGACCGTTGGAGCTGTTG ATAACATGGTGGAAGACATGGACGTTGACCTCGATAAAGAGTTTCTACAAGAGCTTAaagagttaaaagttttaatcacAGACAAAGATCTGTTAGATCAGCACAAAAG TTTGGTTTGCACGGCTCTAAGAGGGAAGACTAAAGCTTTTAATGAGATGGAAGCTAATTTCAAG AATCTATCTAGGGGTCTTGTCAACATTGCCACAAAGTTAACTAACACTAAAGATGTCAGAGATTTTTTCATCGATCTCGTGGAAAAG TTTATTGAGCCGTGCCGTTCGGACCGTTGGACAGCTGCCGACGTAAAACTCTACCTCACTCACTACACCAACTCTGCACACATTCTCGACACGTTCAA ACACCAGGTTGTGTGGGACAGATACATGGGCGTCATCAAAAGCTGTATCTTCAAAATGTATCACGACTGA
- the ccdc85b gene encoding coiled-coil domain-containing protein 85B — protein sequence MGSEGETINRELSKVSDEDLLACSKEELVNRLRKEESDKISALIQRGRLIKEVNKQLQGHLLEIRELKVINQRLQEENVELRDLCCFLDDDRLKVKKLAREWQLFGHHAAKVMREDLGGYLKKLADLERMQDGLVKENLDLKELCLVLEEECVSRSDSSPGGSTELNLPCMVARDLGDGSSSTGSVGSPDQLHLVCSPDD from the coding sequence ATGGGCAGCGAAGGGGAGACCATCAACAGAGAGCTGTCAAAGGTGTCCGATGAGGATTTGCTGGCGTGCTCCAAAGAGGAGCTGGTGAACCGGTTGCGTAAGGAGGAGTCGGATAAAATATCCGCTCTGATCCAGCGCGGCCGGCTGATTAAAGAGGTGAACAAACAGCTGCAGGGACACCTCCTCGAAATCAGGGAACTGAAAGTCATCAACCAGCGCCTGCAGGAGGAGAACGTGGAGCTGCGGGACCTGTGCTGCTTCCTGGACGACGATCGCCTCAAAGTGAAGAAGCTGGCCCGGGAGTGGCAGCTGTTCGGGCATCACGCTGCCAAAGTGATGCGGGAAGACTTGGGTGGGTATCTGAAGAAGCTGGCCGACCTGGAGCGCATGCAGGACGGGCTGGTGAAGGAGAATCTGGACCTGAAGGAGCTGTGCCTGGTCCTGGAGGAGGAGTGCGTGAGCCGAAGTGACTCCAGCCCTGGTGGGTCCACTGAGCTCAATCTACCCTGCATGGTGGCCCGGGATCTGGGAGATGGGAGTTCCAGCACAGGCAGTGTGGGAAGTCCAGACCAACTGCACCTGGTGTGCTCACCTGATGACTGA